Proteins from a single region of Acidobacteriota bacterium:
- a CDS encoding lysoplasmalogenase, whose product MTLRIVSVLFFIALAAEIFALATGSAGIEFVAKPLLMPILIVYFAINTNGPDRTRLAMIAALGFSWLGDVLLMFDKHSGGMFVYGLAAFLTAHLLYIYFFVRIRKLNRVEKLPNALVFVAIAFYSSALFGFVAPWVGEMLIPVAVYAIVISTMFAASLAAFRFADQDFGKWCVAGTLLFVISDSILAVNRFAAPFPVAPILVMLTYGTAQFLICEGAKRNLV is encoded by the coding sequence ATGACTCTCCGCATCGTTTCGGTCTTATTTTTCATTGCGCTCGCCGCCGAGATCTTTGCGCTTGCGACCGGCAGCGCCGGCATCGAGTTTGTCGCCAAACCGTTGCTGATGCCGATCCTGATCGTCTATTTTGCGATCAACACCAACGGGCCCGATCGGACACGACTCGCAATGATCGCTGCGCTTGGGTTTTCGTGGCTCGGCGATGTGCTCCTGATGTTCGACAAACATTCGGGCGGAATGTTTGTTTACGGTCTCGCTGCCTTTCTGACCGCGCATCTTTTGTACATTTATTTTTTTGTGCGGATCAGAAAACTGAATCGCGTCGAGAAGCTGCCGAATGCGTTGGTCTTCGTCGCGATCGCCTTTTATTCCTCGGCACTTTTTGGATTTGTCGCGCCGTGGGTCGGCGAAATGCTCATCCCGGTCGCCGTGTACGCGATCGTCATTTCGACGATGTTCGCGGCGAGTCTCGCGGCTTTCAGGTTTGCGGATCAGGATTTCGGGAAGTGGTGCGTTGCGGGGACGCTTCTGTTCGTGATCTCGGACTCGATCCTCGCAGTCAACCGTTTTGCCGCGCCGTTTCCGGTCGCGCCGATCCTCGTGATGCTGACCTACGGAACCGCGCAATTCCTGATTTGCGAGGGAGCGAAAAGAAATCTGGTTTGA
- a CDS encoding BrxA/BrxB family bacilliredoxin, whose translation MPYPEIMIHGMRQELAQLGIEETKTPEAVAAAVENTKGTLMVVVNSVCGCAAGGVRPGIAMALENSPNKPDHAITVFAGADIDATDVAREYFAPYAPSSPSIGLIQDGKLVKMFERKDLEGRHPLMIAQQLVAAFDEVSAKSEAAGN comes from the coding sequence ATGCCATATCCAGAAATAATGATCCACGGAATGCGCCAGGAGTTGGCGCAGTTGGGAATTGAAGAAACGAAAACGCCGGAAGCGGTCGCGGCGGCGGTCGAGAATACGAAGGGTACTCTGATGGTCGTCGTCAATTCGGTTTGCGGTTGCGCGGCCGGCGGCGTTCGGCCGGGCATCGCGATGGCGCTCGAGAATTCGCCGAACAAGCCGGATCACGCGATCACGGTGTTCGCGGGCGCGGACATCGACGCCACGGACGTCGCGCGCGAGTATTTTGCGCCCTACGCGCCGTCATCGCCGTCAATCGGGCTCATACAGGACGGGAAGCTCGTCAAGATGTTCGAACGCAAGGACCTTGAAGGTCGTCACCCGCTGATGATCGCGCAACAACTCGTCGCGGCGTTCGACGAAGTCAGCGCCAAGTCCGAAGCGGCCGGAAACTAG
- a CDS encoding PilZ domain-containing protein, with the protein MSISQRQHIRFSLDIPAIRYTRFGEKQETVLQQISIGGCLIDWDENIFTGETFRLEIRLPNGNWLPLTCKVLYKFDDNGIGAKFVDITQFEQQLVGKIIAHSLAKEGLPMQVDPFAQPPSFADGSEKPAPHITDQRRMQDELLEQIMSSEA; encoded by the coding sequence ATGTCAATCAGCCAACGACAACATATTCGATTCTCGCTCGACATTCCGGCGATCCGGTACACGAGATTCGGTGAGAAGCAGGAAACCGTGCTGCAGCAGATCAGCATCGGCGGATGCCTGATCGACTGGGACGAAAATATCTTTACCGGCGAGACTTTCCGGCTTGAGATCCGTTTGCCGAACGGGAACTGGCTGCCGCTGACTTGCAAGGTCTTGTACAAATTCGACGATAACGGAATCGGCGCGAAGTTCGTCGACATCACGCAGTTTGAGCAGCAATTGGTCGGGAAGATCATCGCCCATTCACTGGCGAAAGAAGGTTTGCCGATGCAGGTCGATCCGTTCGCGCAGCCGCCGAGTTTCGCCGATGGCAGTGAAAAGCCCGCGCCGCATATCACCGATCAACGCCGGATGCAGGACGAATTGCTCGAACAGATAATGTCGAGCGAAGCCTAA